Genomic segment of Gouania willdenowi chromosome 17, fGouWil2.1, whole genome shotgun sequence:
ctgggagctacagcctggaacgccaggtctcctctggttttaaatttagtttttggggtctttaggagaccctgacctgaagaccgaaggcatcgccctgatgagtaggggcacaacaagtccgagatatatttaggggcctgaccatgtaatgctcggaacgtgagaactaatattttatattctatgcaaaacttaactggaagccagtgcagagtagcaagaatgggggtgatgtgggatgttctataagcaccagttaaaagtctggcagcagcgttctgaacgatctggagtctgtttagggtcgacttattaaaacaagtaaaaacagaattacagaattACAGCAACAAGTTGTTCTGCTTTTGGtgaatttaaagccctggtttGGGCTATCACCAGTTCTCCTAatcacccacaatgccgtgcgctctacgtcatctctgatacttcctgtgtttgatccactctgagagcggttgtgttcacagtgatactaatcactctagactttgattggaaactCTCCAAGACCGACAGGAACAATCTCTCTAGAATTCTCCTGTTTGATCTACTCTAGTTCACACCGACCAAACAAAGAGGACTATCAGAGCAAGGACCTTTTGTTCCTGAACTCTTTCATAGCGTATTGTAGCACTGTTCATGTTCATAAGTACTCAAAGAATCTTCCATCCGAGAGTATGAATGCTATAATAAATTAATCTCTAAAATATTCAATATTGTTTCCTTTAGAATCAGTACATCtaccccccaccccctctcCTAGGGCGACCGTcactcaggtggtagagggtcgtcttctgatggTTTGAGGTTGGGGGATCGATCCCactacctgactatgtgtcgaagtgtccttgggcaagacactaaaccctaagttgctcccaatagTCGACTAGCACTTTGCATGGCAGCTGTGTGACAgtagggataaagcgctatataaatcaagtccgtTTACCATTTACTCCATTGTTTCAGATTGTTCAAACAGTGTTCGTCAAATGAAAGTCCTTCATCagaacaggtaaaaaaaaaagaggttgttgaagctgctgtgatgtgtctcacctcagagtgtgCAATCTCTGAGAGAGCAGCTCCACTGCTGAGTCTGGgtggttgtagctcaggtccagctctctcacactgcacgagttggagctcaaagctgctgccagagaagcaCAGCCCACCTCTGTGACAAGACAACCTGACAAACTGGATTCAGTAAACAAAGGAGGAGACGAGTCAGTGATCAGGAACAGAAAACGTTAATGGTGTGATCGTGAACGAGTGATCAcactgacctgagagagtccagtttacaaTTAGGACTCatcagtccttcacacagcagctttaCACCTGAATCCTGCAGCTCGTTGTTACTCAGGTCTAGATCTTTCagactggaggactgagagctgaggactgaggacagagctgtacagcttctctctgagagaccacaTAAACTTAATCTGTGAGAAAAAGATATTTTAAAAGTCTGAAATACTGATTTATATCTAAGGGATCACATGTTTCAGATTAAGAACATCAGGAATAATTCATGAAGACTGAAAACATTTCCAGCCTCTCTGTCCTCTACCAACAGGAAATATAAAGGTGCTTCAGGTGCAGAGTAgacctttatttttaaagtaaaagtatttcAAAGAATGAACCACTTTTGCTATTTCCAGcccagtttgtaaatgcactgTTTGTGTTGGAACAAAAGAAAATGAACTTGTGGCTGCTCACTGATTGATGCTCAGTCAGTGTGTTCTTTCATTTAAAGCTTTTGAGTTCATTTCTAAAATAGAAACTGTCTTTGTGAAGTCTTGAGAACTTTCTATCAGTGAATAAAGCCATTATCAGACTGAAGACCCACACCCTGTCTATTATTAATGGACAACCTGTAAACAATAGCCTTCAAATCTACACACAGAATCTTATCAAAACATCAAACATGGCTGATGCACCAACAGCTAAACTCTCCTTAGTGTTAAAATTCACTGTGTTTGTACTGACCTGAGAGaatccagtttacagtgaggactcttcagtccttcacacagcagcttcactcctgaatcctgcagcaGGTTGTTACTTAGGTCTAGATCTTTTAGAGTGGACGcgttggagctcaaagctgctgccagagaagcacagcccacctctgtgatgagacaacctgacagactggattcagaaaaCGAGTGAGGAGACGAGTCAGTGATTAGGAACAGGACAATattgatggaacatgtgatcacactgacctgagagagtccagtttacagtgaggactcttcagtccttcacacagcagcttcactcctgaatcctggagctcattgttactcaggtccagagctttcagtctggagGACTGTaagctgaggactgaggacaaagccacacagcttttttttgagagaccacaggaactcaacctgatgaagaatcagagaaaccttacagatctttttttaatatataattaaagaCATGTTCTTCTAAAGTCACATACTCAGCTTTTTTGGAGGCTTTGATCACTGGAAACAGCTTCAGAAACGCTTTCTCTGAAGGAGAGAATCTCTTCAGGTCAAATACATCCAGATGTTCTTCtgatgacagtaagatgaagaccagagctgaccactgagcaggagacagtTCCTCTTTGGGGAGACATCCTGATCTCATGGACTGTTGGATCTGCTCCAGCAGAGAGTGATGATTCACTTCATTCAGACAGTGGAACAGGTTGATGCTTCTCTGTGCAGACAAATTCTCACTCAGCTTCATCTTGATGTATTCAActgttctctgattggtctgtgACTCACTCCCTGTCTGTGTCAGCAGGCCTTGTAAGAGCCTCTGATTAGTTGGCAGTGACAGACCCAGCAGGAAGCGGAGGAACAAGTCCATGTGTCCGTTTGGACTCCGTAAGGCCTCGTCCACAGCGCTCTGATGGAGAAGGATTAGAGTTGGTTTTTGACATGTAAACAGCTTGGAGGTCTTCTTTTTCTGTGGTTGATCTTCCAGCAGGTTGACTTTAGAGCTGATGAAGGTCTGATGGACGTGAAGAGCAGCCAGAAACTCCTGAAGGCTCAGGTGGATGAAGGTGAACACCTTGTGCTGGTACAAGCCCCTCTCCTCTATGAAGATCTGTGTGAACACTcctgagcacactgaggctgttctgaggtCCATGCCACACTCTGTCAGGTCACTCTCATAGAATATCAGGtttcctttctgcagctgctcaaaagccagttttcccaGAGACTCCATCATTTCCCTGCTCTGTGGACTCCAGTGTGGATCTGTGGCAGCTCTTCCATCAAACTTCACATTCTTGACTTTGGTCTGAAGGACCACATAGTGGCTGtagatctgagtcagagtccTGGGCAGATCTCCCATATCTTTGCTCTTCAACACATCCTCCACAACTGTAGCAGTGATCCAGCAAAAGAGTGGGATgtggcacatgatgtggaggctacgacacgtcctgatgtgggacatgatcctgctgacctgctcctcatctgtgTACCTCCTCCTGAAGTACTCCTCCTTCTGAGGGTCACTGaaccctctgacctctgtcaccatgtccacacactcaggagggatctgattggctgctgcaggtCGTGTGGTTATCCAAAGGCGGGCTGATGGGAGCAgttctcctctgatgaggttTATCAGCAGAACCTCCACTGAGGTGGACTCTGAGACATCAGTCAGGGTCTGAGCGCTGAGAAAGTCCAGAGGAAACCgacactcatccagaccatccaagatgaacaaaaGCTGGAAGTCCTGGAAATGGCAGATTCCTGCTTCTTTGCTTCCAGAGAAAAAATGATTAACGAGTCCCACCAAGCTGAATCTCCTCCCACTCAGGACGTTCAGCTCTCTGAAGGACAGTGGGAATGTGAAGTGGAGCTCCTGATGGGCTTTGTCTTCAGCCCAGTCCACAGTGAACTTCTGCGTTAAGACTGTTTTCCCAATGCCAGCAACACCTTTTGTTATCACTGTCCTGATTGGTCGGTGTCTTCCCGGAGGGGCTTTAAAGAGCTCTTCTAGTCTGAtggctctttctgctgtgtATGATCTTCTAGATGCTGTTTCTATTTGTATGACCTCGTGTTCCTGGTTGACCTCTCCACGTcctccctctgtgatgtagAGCTCTGTGAAGATCTCCTTCAGGAGCGTTGGCTTTCCTGCTTTAGCCAcgccctcagacacacactggaactTCTTCTTTAGGTTGGACTTCAGCTTACGTTGGTATTGAGGAGcatttgttcctgaatgaagaCAAACTTAATGTTAGAGTGGGGACGTCAGTGTAGGTTTGAGCTTTGGAGATCAAAGTGTTTGATGCTCTTAGTCTGGAAGGTTGCTCAGATCAAATTTCACTCATTGAATTGAGAGTTCGAATGTAAATATGTTTCTATGAGTCCCAAATGATCACCAGAGATGGTGCTGAAAGCGCTGTATGTTACCTTTGTGCATGCACAGTTCAAGTATGCATACCAACAATgtctatttcatccctgctgaccaTCAGAGGCGGTGTGAAATGCTCTAAATTACTCATCCCAGCGTAGTCACAAGAAATCCCACACATCAACCGATCTGAGAAGCCCTAACGATTGAAGGACAACCGCCAGTGGATACTGAGTAGCAATATCCAGATTGTAGAACCTGGAAAATATGCAAGGTGTCGTTCATGAGGCAGCGGTTTTACCCAAAGCGATGTACAACACGGTGTAAGGCTTTTCCTTTTAGCTTCAACTGTAGCTGTTTACAGTGGTATGCTTGGCAGAAATAAGGAAAACAAATCTCTGGGGGACACAGGAACTTGTAACCTTTCTCaagtcatccaggggtcaccgGTGACATTGTTGTTATGGATACTCAAAGTGCACATGCACAAAGGTAACAATCAGTGCTTTCAGGACAACCTCTGTCAGTCAGCAGAGATTAAATAGAACCTGCTGTTAACAAGAAAAAAGCTCTCTATCCTTCATCTAATGTTCCTCAAAGCAAAAGATTTTCTCAAGCTTTTACTGCTCAGTAGACGCTCAGCCAGCTCCCCCTGCTTCATCATCTTCAGAAAATACAGTGTGATGTTCAGAAAggcctccctgctcctcctcttctcctcatcttcaccctccatctgactctctgagcactctggatcatctccatccataatcttctgcatgtgtttgagttcagccttaacaaagtggatgatgttgtcctccagcagctggaaGAGAAACACATTAAAGATGATGAAGCTGTATATGTTTGAAGATGTACACAGCTTTAGTCTGTCGTGGTAGATGTACACACTgtaaagatggagtcaggctcagctccagaggaaccatccacaccctccaagctgctgtggagaagacacagacactcagactTGCTGAGAAAGCTCTGCTAACATCTGCATTTCtgatatgttcacatttaccagttcaaGACGGGACAAaatatgttacatttaattacactagtgcagtgcccataggaATTGCTATATAagagtgggaggttaagtagctttttcatggatgaccaaatgaggttgtgtttgaaggtgggacgtcagggacattcaggtttgttgtgaaatgtgtagagtgataactttcgtgttttcatatattttggcttttagcaagaacactgtagggagttgaagcCCATTCCATTATGGTGAAAGTATCACTACCGGTGCCTTTTGCTTTTTCAGCCATtgggaaaaagcaaaaataataatgcaacaGTATGACATTTGAAAGTGTTTTGAAGGCTAAATCTGGTTAGATTTCTGTGTTGAGAATAATTAAAGGATACGTATGGTCGAATATTGTAATAAGTAggaatttgttatccatcaTGCTTATGCTGTTGCATTGGTGTTAAACACAAACCCTtagtatgtttaaaaaacatgttatgttttttaaacacgttaagtttaaaaaaaaacttgttaaacatgtttaaatTGGTAAGGCTATCTACCTTACCAATTTCTGTCTTAATTTGTTTTAAGACTTTGGTGAGGGTTAGTGAGGGTCATTTAAATCATAAAAGGTAAATGATTAAATACATGTAATATTCATGCATGTAACAAAATGGGAGTAATTCAAGCATCATGCATGTCACATCATGCAAGAACATACTGGTTGATGCACTGCACGCACGGATACACACGTCAGTTTCAATGCACAGAACGGGAGCAAACCGCAACAACCGTGCGCATAAAACCCATAGTAGGTGAGTATGCACTCACGGTCCCTCTATCGATGTGAATTCTTGCTCGCGTTTACGTGCGCCGACACTTTCTGCACACTCTCTTAAC
This window contains:
- the LOC114479092 gene encoding NACHT, LRR and PYD domains-containing protein 3-like; the protein is MDQEDTVNGQHEIQTEAQRIRKQLTTGGPGPGPGPGPSCVSFKSDQSMHRFIEFKGGPSTDLQTKTRLSGPEPGPSFVSFKSDESKDIILTFKQRSPEVSLEGVDGSSGAEPDSIFTLLEDNIIHFVKAELKHMQKIMDGDDPECSESQMEGEDEEKRRSREAFLNITLYFLKMMKQGELAERLLSRTNAPQYQRKLKSNLKKKFQCVSEGVAKAGKPTLLKEIFTELYITEGGRGEVNQEHEVIQIETASRRSYTAERAIRLEELFKAPPGRHRPIRTVITKGVAGIGKTVLTQKFTVDWAEDKAHQELHFTFPLSFRELNVLSGRRFSLVGLVNHFFSGSKEAGICHFQDFQLLFILDGLDECRFPLDFLSAQTLTDVSESTSVEVLLINLIRGELLPSARLWITTRPAAANQIPPECVDMVTEVRGFSDPQKEEYFRRRYTDEEQVSRIMSHIRTCRSLHIMCHIPLFCWITATVVEDVLKSKDMGDLPRTLTQIYSHYVVLQTKVKNVKFDGRAATDPHWSPQSREMMESLGKLAFEQLQKGNLIFYESDLTECGMDLRTASVCSGVFTQIFIEERGLYQHKVFTFIHLSLQEFLAALHVHQTFISSKVNLLEDQPQKKKTSKLFTCQKPTLILLHQSAVDEALRSPNGHMDLFLRFLLGLSLPTNQRLLQGLLTQTGSESQTNQRTVEYIKMKLSENLSAQRSINLFHCLNEVNHHSLLEQIQQSMRSGCLPKEELSPAQWSALVFILLSSEEHLDVFDLKRFSPSEKAFLKLFPVIKASKKAELSSCGLSKKSCVALSSVLSLQSSRLKALDLSNNELQDSGVKLLCEGLKSPHCKLDSLSLSGCLITEVGCASLAAALSSNASTLKDLDLSNNLLQDSGVKLLCEGLKSPHCKLDSLRLSLCGLSERSCTALSSVLSSQSSSLKDLDLSNNELQDSGVKLLCEGLMSPNCKLDSLSLSGCLVTEVGCASLAAALSSNSCSVRELDLSYNHPDSAVELLSQRLHTLRTDHGGEQRMKPGLRKYLISLQLNTNSTHPKLRLSHNNRTVTYVDERRHPEHQDKFDSWHQALCSTGLTGRCYWEVERNGRVYISVGYKGISEKGCSEDFGFVWNQSWSLSSFTKCYSIRHNNIKTPTSCPCPSSGRVGVYVDCPAGRLSFYEVLSESLRHIYTVHTSFTDTPYPGFKLWSSGSSVSLCPL